In the Bacillus shivajii genome, one interval contains:
- a CDS encoding GNAT family N-acetyltransferase, with protein MEITIEKLKWADAEQLFEFERENRDYFEKMVPSRGNDYYLFESFKERHQALLEEQEQGLSYFYLIKDKDGLIIGRMNVIDIDKSENSGHIGYRVGEAYTGKGIAYKALQLLLEKASNLGIKKIFAQTTTNNIASQKVLLKNGFKHIKTSEEEFKMNGQTLKFVNFKWCI; from the coding sequence ATGGAGATTACAATTGAAAAATTAAAATGGGCAGACGCTGAACAATTATTTGAATTTGAAAGAGAAAACAGAGATTATTTCGAAAAAATGGTACCTAGCCGTGGTAATGATTATTATCTTTTTGAAAGTTTTAAAGAACGTCATCAAGCCTTATTAGAGGAACAAGAACAAGGGTTATCCTATTTTTATTTAATTAAAGATAAAGATGGGTTAATAATTGGGAGAATGAACGTAATAGATATTGATAAATCAGAGAATTCAGGTCATATCGGTTATAGAGTAGGAGAAGCTTATACTGGTAAAGGAATTGCGTACAAAGCATTGCAGCTGTTATTAGAAAAAGCGAGTAATCTAGGGATAAAAAAGATTTTCGCTCAAACGACAACGAATAACATCGCGAGCCAAAAAGTATTATTGAAAAACGGTTTTAAGCATATAAAAACAAGTGAAGAAGAATTTAAAATGAATGGGCAAACTTTAAAGTTTGTAAACTTTAAATGGTGTATTTAA
- the istA gene encoding IS21 family transposase: MDKWEMYMEIQQLLKQGFSKVKVAQKLGVSRTTVYSYLKKSPSDMHEWMLQQKGRAKKLDPYKDVILSWLEKHRDMSASQVLDWLQEQHGVEDVAESTVRSYVRELRNEYNIPKESVPRTYEAIPDPPLGDQMQVDFGQTNQQSSNGNSVKLRFIAFVMSNSRYKYKEWLDRPFTTRDVIRAHENAFQYFEGITREIVYDQDALLVVSENGGDVILTKEFQAYKEERKLNMWVCRKADPESKGKIENVVGYIKSNFAKHRVFHGIDKWNEDGLAWLERTGNYKVHNTTKKRPIEVFLLEKQHLRPISSPINSFPIDNQCSSSISRKVRKDNTIYYQSNRYSVPLGTFEKNPTVTVSILENNQIVICDIATGEVLAKHPLSSEKGKLIQDRQHTRDRTKGIDSFIESIVEQFDDNELAFSFLQGVRTAYPRYIRDQLQIISKVLKKNDRKIVNCALMECVKQKLFCATDFSDMVQYLDRQRPLNITLPQQTNRIKPLYEESESLMSVKPATRDIKEYVSVLAGDDL; the protein is encoded by the coding sequence GTGGATAAGTGGGAAATGTACATGGAAATTCAGCAGTTATTAAAGCAAGGTTTCAGTAAAGTAAAGGTTGCGCAAAAACTAGGAGTTTCAAGAACTACGGTATATAGTTATTTGAAAAAGTCACCTAGTGATATGCATGAGTGGATGCTTCAACAAAAAGGAAGAGCGAAGAAGTTAGATCCTTATAAAGATGTTATCCTTTCTTGGTTGGAGAAACATCGAGATATGTCTGCCTCTCAAGTATTAGATTGGCTGCAAGAACAACATGGGGTTGAAGACGTTGCCGAGAGTACAGTTAGAAGTTATGTTAGGGAATTACGAAATGAATACAACATTCCTAAGGAATCAGTCCCTCGAACATATGAAGCCATTCCTGACCCACCATTGGGTGATCAAATGCAAGTGGACTTTGGACAGACCAATCAACAGTCTAGTAATGGAAACAGTGTAAAACTTCGTTTTATTGCCTTCGTGATGTCCAATTCTAGATACAAGTATAAAGAATGGCTGGATCGTCCTTTTACAACAAGAGATGTCATTCGCGCTCACGAAAATGCCTTTCAATACTTTGAAGGTATTACGAGAGAGATTGTTTATGACCAAGATGCTTTGTTGGTTGTCAGTGAAAATGGTGGAGATGTGATTTTAACAAAGGAATTTCAAGCGTATAAGGAAGAAAGGAAGCTAAACATGTGGGTTTGTCGAAAGGCCGATCCAGAGAGCAAAGGTAAAATCGAAAATGTAGTAGGTTATATTAAATCAAATTTCGCTAAACATCGGGTGTTTCACGGTATAGATAAATGGAATGAGGATGGCTTAGCTTGGCTGGAACGAACAGGAAATTATAAGGTTCATAACACAACAAAAAAGAGACCAATCGAAGTGTTTCTCCTGGAAAAGCAACACTTACGACCGATCTCTTCACCTATCAATAGTTTTCCTATTGATAACCAATGTAGTTCAAGTATATCAAGGAAAGTACGAAAGGACAATACGATTTATTATCAGTCAAACCGTTATTCTGTGCCACTAGGGACATTTGAGAAAAATCCAACCGTAACGGTTTCGATACTTGAGAATAATCAAATCGTCATCTGTGATATTGCCACAGGAGAAGTGTTAGCTAAACATCCACTCTCCTCTGAAAAAGGCAAGCTCATTCAAGATCGCCAACATACACGGGATCGTACGAAAGGAATCGATAGTTTTATTGAGTCCATTGTGGAACAATTTGACGACAATGAACTTGCCTTTTCCTTTCTTCAAGGTGTACGGACAGCATATCCTCGTTACATTAGAGACCAGCTTCAAATCATTTCAAAGGTATTAAAGAAAAATGATCGAAAGATCGTCAATTGTGCACTGATGGAATGTGTAAAGCAGAAGCTCTTTTGTGCAACAGATTTTAGCGATATGGTTCAGTACCTTGACCGACAACGACCGTTGAACATTACACTCCCTCAGCAGACAAACAGGATTAAACCACTTTATGAAGAAAGTGAATCACTCATGAGTGTAAAGCCAGCTACAAGAGATATTAAGGAGTATGTTTCGGTTTTGGCAGGTGATGACCTATGA
- the istB gene encoding IS21-like element helper ATPase IstB, which yields MKPIKQAEELLKSLRFSETSKNITDLIKEAEVNDASYTTFLLDVLSYEKKCREEKLIEKHMKWATFPFHKTLNEFNLDEQASLSKKQYHQLKELTWIEQLFNLILLGPQGAGKTHLAVGLGIEAIHQGYKVSFISMGEMIHTLKTEEVTKKSQTRMKRIRNSDLVIIDDMMFMAMDQREANLFFHLINDLYNSASIIITSNKAPSDWGELMGDPSITAAILDRLIHRAEVIHMNEDSHRMKYRKTIFGNESVQN from the coding sequence ATGAAACCAATAAAGCAAGCAGAAGAATTATTAAAATCTCTGCGGTTCTCTGAAACGTCAAAGAACATTACTGACTTAATCAAAGAAGCAGAAGTAAACGATGCATCTTATACAACCTTTTTATTAGACGTTCTATCTTATGAAAAAAAGTGTCGAGAGGAAAAGTTGATAGAAAAACATATGAAATGGGCGACATTCCCCTTCCACAAGACATTAAATGAATTTAACTTAGATGAACAAGCATCGTTAAGTAAAAAGCAATATCATCAATTGAAAGAACTAACTTGGATAGAGCAATTATTTAATTTAATCTTATTAGGACCGCAAGGTGCGGGTAAAACTCACCTTGCGGTAGGGTTAGGTATTGAAGCCATTCATCAGGGGTATAAAGTGAGTTTTATTTCAATGGGAGAAATGATACACACGTTAAAAACAGAAGAAGTAACGAAGAAATCACAAACAAGAATGAAACGTATAAGAAATTCAGATTTAGTCATTATTGACGACATGATGTTTATGGCGATGGATCAAAGAGAAGCAAACTTGTTCTTCCATTTAATAAATGATCTATATAACAGTGCATCAATTATTATCACTTCAAATAAAGCCCCAAGTGATTGGGGTGAATTAATGGGGGACCCAAGTATAACCGCAGCTATTCTTGATCGCTTAATTCATCGTGCAGAGGTTATTCATATGAACGAGGATAGCCATCGAATGAAATATCGAAAAACCATATTTGGAAATGAAAGTGTTCAAAATTAA
- a CDS encoding RNA polymerase alpha subunit C-terminal domain-containing protein, with amino-acid sequence MILTVEKSVRVCEKGHKYYKSSECPTCPICDKESEPNSGFLAKLSSPARNALIHEGIETLDELSKYTEKEILKIHGIGPASLPTMRTSLEEEGLSFKK; translated from the coding sequence ATGATATTGACAGTAGAAAAAAGTGTAAGGGTTTGTGAAAAGGGACATAAGTATTACAAAAGTAGTGAGTGTCCAACTTGCCCTATCTGTGATAAAGAGAGTGAACCAAATAGCGGCTTCCTGGCGAAATTAAGTTCGCCTGCAAGAAATGCATTGATTCACGAAGGAATTGAGACGTTGGATGAACTATCGAAGTATACGGAAAAAGAAATATTAAAAATTCATGGTATTGGACCCGCTTCCTTACCTACTATGAGAACTTCATTAGAAGAAGAAGGGCTGTCATTTAAAAAATAA